The DNA region CAGTGGATGAGACCTGGTCTCTGGGTGGCGCTGATGAGCATgcccccttgtcataaacagatatttttttctttttctctgctagggcttttaagcagaagaaagggtttgttttaacaggagccagagagaaattttttttttctgtttctctcctgtcAGTTTGGCTGcgcattttaagcaaggaaccattaaggttttgctcagtttggcttgcattttagcAAGGACCATTACGTGacaaaagggtcttttgttaagcaAATAGAATTCGATTGGGAATCAAGGACccagcagacacacacatgcaaatacaaaaaaacaataacagcctattgtttttctaccttgtactcacaacttggaaactgaagattagaagcttgaagatagaaagatcctctcatagcGAGAGACGGACAAAGCACACACACCCAACATTACcctcctgagcttttaaaaatccggtttcctgattggtcctctggtcaggtgtttggttccctttgttaaccctttacaggtaaaagaaacattaacccttagctatctgtttatgacacccccactccccccatcccattccccagggctccaggcaGATTTCCACACAAGGCAGTGCCGGCTGAGTGACAAGGAATGGTCAGGTGCTGGCCCAGGCTCAGAATGCACCAGTCCCACCCGATGGCTTGCAGCATGAGATggggaagcagcaaagaatcctgtggcaccttataaattaacatatgttttggagcatgaggtttcgtgggtgaatacccacttcgtcagatgcatgagatGGGGTTGTGCAGTGCAGACAGGCTGTGTTGGGGAGCCTCCCAGCTGGGTGGCGGGACAGGGACTTGGAGGTATTGGAGTCTGTTGTTAGCTGCTCCCTTCTCCTGAGCCCAGGGAAGAGTTGGGGAGAAGCAGGGCAGAGTTGTGGCTGGGGTAACAGGGATGCGGGGGAAGGGGCACTCAACAAAGTGCCCAGGACTTTGCCCATTTCAGGGTGTAACTGCATGGGGGTGGGTTGATCCAGGCAGGGGTGGGTAGATCCGGGGGTGGATCGAGTGAGGGAGGCCAGGGCCAGTGCTACAGCTGCAGAGGGGATAGatcgggggtggaggtgggaatcATGCTGGCACTGAAGGGGGTAGACCCAGCGGGGATGGGGtagcagagctgggctgcagcagagTAAACGCAGCTGAATAGTGCTGGCGCCAGTCCCTTTCGCTCATTGCATCTCTGCCCTAGCAGGGACCAGGTGGCTCCAGTCTCCCCAGCCCTGAGGAGCTGCAGCCAGTGCCTGAGACTGGGAGCCACCTGGCAGTGCCCACATGGCTGCAGATGCCCCCACCATCctcccagtggccaggagctGCCGACCACCCTCTACCTCCCTGAGCCATTGGGCCAGGCCTCAGCCCACTCTTCATTGCACTTGCCCATAGCTGAGGCCCAAGCAGGGAACATGAGCTGTTCCCCACACACTGCACATTGTCTGTGCTGCCAACCTCGGCTGCCCAGGCCGGCTCAGGCACAGAAGCCAGCATCTCAGTGCCCTGGGCAGCTGCATAGGGGAACACAGAGCTCCCACAGCCTCAGCCAGGTGGGgaaacccagccccagggccagctacCCCACTAGCAGATCCTGCCTGGTATCCTGGCTCCCACAGCAGccagttccagctgctgctgaggaaCGGGCAGGAAGTCTAGGGCCATTGTGGTGTCACCTATGGAGGGAGTTTTGCCACATCCCACCAGCCGGGGACTAGCTCATATCCTGAGGCAGGACTCAGTGTAACAGGCTAGAAGTCTCTGAGGTCCCCCGGCAGCTCTCATCACCAGCTCAATGTTTCAGCTTGCCCTTGAACGCTGCTGAGCTTCTGGCCTCAGGGACaccctgtggcagggagttccacacgTTAACATGTGGTGTGAAACAGAAcagagctgtggcaggggaaCAGAGGGCATGGCCCAGCCACAAAAGggtccagctgctcccagatacGCCTGGTCCTCAAGATCTCTGATCAGCCAATGGAAGTTTGTACCAGTGATGGAATTGCTTCTAACTTGTGTCTCATTGATTGAATGCTACCTCTGGGAGGAACttgtttaatttttgcatttgttCGGTTGTTTTAAGTATCCCTCACTGGATTTGAGCCCTTGATCAAATATTAAAACCAACAGCTGttactgccctctgctggtggaATCAGGTCTGCTCTCCTGTGTGTCATAGccaactgaggcagagaggcagCCACATCTCTCTGCTCAGCAGAATCTGGTTACCTGTGGCCAGGGGATTGTCCAGGAATGACTCCTGGGTGGGTGCTACATGGGGAATCAGTGAcggtgccctctagtggctgagtCTAGAGTGGACAAGGGGCCAGCAAAGGGCAAGGCTCCTGAAGCTCAAGTGCTAGGGGCGTGGGCTTTGGGCCAAGGATCCCCTCTCCctgtgtgtgtagggaggggaAGATCACCCAGTAATCTCCTCTCCATTGGCTACAGCATGTGGCCCCTGGGCAGACAGGGCAACATCGCCAGCTGCCCTTGCCAACTCCACCTGTGTGGGCATTGGTGACAGCCTCAGGCACTGGCTgcagcccccagggctggggggacccAGTGCCACGGGTGATGTGTCCTGaagcacccctcccccactccccaccaggAGATCAGCCCATTCATGGGGGATGGGATAGCATCGGCCATCCTGTCTGTACAGGAAATGCTAAGGTGGGGAGAAGCCTgtgagggatggggctggagtCACAGCATGGGCAGGGAGGGTTCCAAaatctgcctcctccacccccatcttCAGCACAAACCAGCTGGAGGAAGGGGACACTCGCTGGAGCTGGTCACCACggccccctcccagcctggcctgtGCCCCAGCAGGTGCTTTACGTCTCTCCGGCAGCGGGAATCAGGGACAACAAAGAGCAATAACCCACTGGCTGTGGGAGAGGCTTCAGCCCatgcaaggggttggggtggggtggggccctTGGTACATGCAGGTGTCACATCCCACAGGGCGGGGCTGTGGTGAATGCTAAGGGAGCTCCCCACCAAGGCACAGACAGATGGTGGGGGTCTCTCTCGAGCTCTCCACCTGCACTGTCACCATTGAGATTCTGCACTGGGTGAAGCAGTCCCAGCAGGGAAcgctgtgccctgccccccatgctAGCCCCAGCCACTAGCCCCTAGCCCTCTCCCAGCTCTCACAACCAAGCTGCTGCCACATTTGTGCCAGGAGACatgggcaggactcctgggttgtcttCCTGGCTCGTCTTCCTGGCTCCGGCATGGCCTTGGCAAGCCACTTCCATGCCCCAGTTTCAGGGGGTGCAGCATGGCAGATCCTCACTTGGGAGGGGCCCTGGAAAGAGCTGGGGGTTAGGGCTGGCTGCTGAGCGAATCCTGCGCTCTCACCCCAGAGGGTGAGGGGCTGAGGGTTACAAGTTGATCACAACCTGGAACAAAAgacccctcccacctcctgctccccaggCCAGGCACACTGCCAGCCTGTGCAGtctcagcctctcccagcagggggcgctgtggggaggcaggggcagcacaggctggTGCAGGGGTCCAggctactccagtcccagcctctcccagcagggggcgctgtggggagagATCCCACCAGGACTCAGCAGACAGAACACACCAGAGGTTGAGGCTGGTTCTTTCCAATAAATCTCTCTTCTCCAGTGAGGTATAAATACATTTATTACAGGGAGTGCAGCCTGCGTCTCTGGGGGGCGAGGGTGGTGAGGTGGGGAACCAGGAAGACTCGGCCTCCCACTgcagggtcgggggggggggagggactctGAAACTACTTCCTTTGCTTGGCTCAGGGACCCGCTGGGGGAGCCTGGTCATAAGATCAACATACACAGCCAAACTCAGGgcatgtgggaagggggcgggggttgAGGCTGCAACAAGCCCTGCTCAcccctccccgccacccccagTCGACAGGGCactcaccagctcccagctgctccccttGGCAGAGTCTCCCCCTGCAGGCAAGGGGGGTTACTGCACCCCCAAGAGCACCTGCCtctccaggcaggacagggggtgcaCAGACTGTTGAGGTGCCATGGCGGGGTAGTTATGAGAACCTAGGGAGTGAAGCCCACAAGCCCCCAGCCTGGACAGACAGAGGTTGCTGAcaaatcccccaccccctcctgcaggGATCTCTCCTTCTCTCGTTATTTATTAAGGCAAAGGGTAGATTGCTCCTCGCAGGGCTGCATCTGGCTCAGGACAGAGCAGCCCTTGCCCAcgcccagctctgcctcagagAGGGCACGGGCTCGGGGGGGAGCATTCCCCAGATCCAAGCCCATCACCCCAGCCCCAGGAGCGCCTCCTTCCTCAGCTGGACGAGAGCCAGCCGCACTGGGCAGAGGGCACAACCCCGCCCCCTGGAGCCGAGCTGGCGGCCATGGCCATGGGCGGCAGATCTAGCTCCACTGGCCAtatggagaggggctgggagctgctcccaCATGGCTTGGCTCTGCCAGCCTGGGAACACCGATGGGGTGCCCGGGAAAGGGTGTGAcagagggtttgggggaagggaacgGGGCAGAGCtagagggagcaggggagttcCCCTCAGGGGGCTACAGTCCCCAAGGAGCTTAAATGGGGGCAATGGGAGTCAGAGTATGAGTGCCCTCCCCCTCCTGGCATACGGATGGGCAGCTTCAGGGGGCTGACAGGAGGCgttgcccccccagcccagcgaCCCtcaggcagtgggggcagggaaactgtggagtgggggaagaggaagaggctgCAGGACGTGGCCTATGTGGGGATGACGTTGGTGGCGAAGAGTAtgatgaggatgatgatgatggccACAATGACGCAGATGATGGCGATCATCTTGACGTTCTTCCACCAGTACTTGCGGGCCACCTTCTGCGAGGTCGTCTTGAAGTGCTCAGACTGGGGGGAGACGTGGGGGAGTTAGCACCGTGCTGACCCAGAGCCTTCAGCCCCTGCCTGGCTTGGCCCTAGGCAGCTGGACAGCCCCCCCACCTGCTGGGGGCAGCTCTAACCAGagagatttggggggggggggggggacatctGCACCCCCTTAGGGCGAGGCCGCACCTGGAAACAGACTCACTGGGCTGGCAGATTGGGCCAGCACTGATCTTCATCCATATCTACACAGGCCACCCCAGTTCGGTGCTGGGTTACCAGACATGCCAACTGGACTGCACTTGCTGCATCAGAACCAGCATCGGGGGGTTCGCTGGGGCATTTCCTCCTGCCGCAGCTACACCAGGGCAGTGGTGGGCCCGGGCTCTCCAGCATGGCAGGTAGAAATCCAGCTTTCACATCTTTAGCTCATGTGGGCAGATCTGCGGGCATGAGCAATGCCAGCAGGCGGGTCCACACGCGGacgctgccccagctctgctctgccaagCCAAACCGACTCCAGGGAGCTATGGGCACGTTATTTCAGAGCTGACCACTAGAGGATGCTTGTGTTTCCCTCAGCAGCTGCTGGCACCAGGTTAAAGGGGCCCGGGCTGAGCGCTGAGAGCCTCAGAGAAGCAGCGCCAGCACGGGACAAAGGGCAGCGCAGGGACAGCATCTTGCTGGCTGCCAGGGTTTATCAGCGGCTGAGCAAACAGCCCGCCCCGCAGGGAGCAGGCGTCACGCAATGCACGTGGGCAGGGACCAGAGGACTGGCAGGATCCGAACTAGAGTGAGGcgtcacccacccaccccctccaagCAGCCCTGTGACTGCTTGGCGCCATCTCCACAACGGCAGAACGCCCAGCTGATCCTGTTGGGGCAGCAGTCGGAGCCCCCAGAGTGAGGTTAGGGGTCACAGCAGTGCCCAGGCCTGTCTTAGCTTGGGAGGCACCAGAACCCAGGGCACCCAGTGCCAGGCCTTTGCCCCAAACCCCCatcaggctccagcccccaccccctgaaaaTCCACTCCAGATTTGGGGTCCCCATGACCTAACCAGGAACCTCATGAGCACAGGGTCGGGGTCTTCCCTAGCCTGCTGCTCCccggtcccctcccccaccagggctCACCGTCGCCTCCAGGTCCTCAGTCTTGTTCCGCAGGTGGTCCAGGTTCTCGCCCCGTGCCAGGATCCGCTCCACATTCTGCGACATGATGTTTTTCACTCCCTCCACCTCGCTCTGCAGGTTCTTCACCCGGTCGGTCGCCATCCCGCTGCCAGTAGTGCCCTCCTGTAGGGAGAGTGCCCGCCAGGGGTCAACAGGAGAGCGGCTGTGAGTGCAGCCTACATGGCCCAGGCAAAGCCTCCAGGGGCCCAGAGAACAGAGGTCCAAAGGCGAATGGGGGAGGGGCCCTCAAGAAggggcccagctgcagccctgtcCCTCTGAGGAGCTCAGTGATTCACAGACTCTGTTTGAGCCTACCACAGGAGAAGAAtcttgtggggaaactgaggcagctgaCATAGCAAACCCAAAGGCAGGggcagaaccagaaatagaacTCAAGCAGgtgtcctggatcccagccccctgctctaaccactggaccataaCATCTCAGCCAGCataaggaagggagaggagacagctggggaaggagggtgcctGGCCCAAGGCCAGGGGGGTCCAGGACACTGAGGCAGAGCTGTGGGCACAGAGGCTGACGGAGGTCCCACAaagcaggactgggctggggggaCCTCTCTGGGCGAtggggcagagcacccccagggtgactgcccttcccctcctccccccaacacttATCACTGCGGAATGTCAACAGGGAACTTCCAGCGCCCGCATTAGGTCTCCACTGCCAGCCAGACTTGCCCAGCCGGTCGGGTCGGTCCCAGCAATCTCCCCTCCTGCAGttctgccctctgcctgcagcGGGCACGGGGCAGCAGGTGTGACCATGCCAGGCCAGGGGGACCCAGAGCAGAGCCCTCtgcaggggtggagaggggggctGTCTCCAAAGCTCTTCTTGGTCCTTTGCCTCCTGCGGAGAAGAGACCCAGCGAACTCACCCCACCCAGGGACCTGGGATGACCCCAGGATGGAAGCACCCCCTGACCCTGTGAGACCCCGGGGTGGGCAGGGTCAGACACACCCCCttgtctcctccccctcctgctgagcctggtCCAAGCGGCTAGGCTGGTCAGACCCAGGTATGTTGGGCTGGGCGGGTCCCAGGCCGGAATGTCAGAAACGCTGCCCTGGGCCAGCGCCCAAAGTATGTCAGGCACCGGGAAGCGAAGCCAGCCCAGGGCAGCGCTGCCCGgtgcaggctggagggagccCCAGGGTCTGTCTGAGTCCAGCAGCCCGCAGAGAGACTCCCCTTTAGACTGGCCCTGGTAGGCAGCATGACTGCCACTTCCCTTTTCCGACCCTTCATAGCAGCTCACCCAGGCCTCTCTCAACCCCCCAGCACCTGCTACATTTAACCCCCACCATGCCAATCCCCCAAATCTGACCCCGTTTTTAACCCAGGACAGGTCTGAGGTGGCCAACATGGCTCCAACAGGGGGATGCAGAGACACCCCCCCAGCCGTGGGGAGGTGGAACTTCAGGCTCCCAGCAGGAAGCAAACAGCAGAGGGGCCAGAGTGCCCCTCCATTCCCGCTgcatggcccctttaagggaAACCTCCCCAAGTCCCTACTGCACCCCTCACTGCCAGGGCACCTTGGCAACACCTGGGGCACCAGAGCTCCTTCCCTTAATCCTTCAGGTCCCAGGCtgctaccccttcccccatccccttccctctgcacagccagcactgGGGTCAGGAATTAACCCCTTCCCTCCTGACCCAGGTGAATTAGTGACCCCagatgcagggggctggatgtgCCAGCAAGCCTGGACTGGGGGAGGCGGGGACGTTAATCTTTTACCTTCTGCCCATTTGCTTTGCAGCTGCTCACAGACAGCTCAAATGGACAGACCATGGCTGAGagcctctgtccccctcagtGGGGGGATCATGGCAGGGGGTCTCAGAGGCACCAGTCCTTTGGCAACCACCACTTAAAGAcccccccaatccccagccccctgcatctTCCCAGCCCCCGGCCAGCCCCACAGAGCAGGCAGCTCAGGCCAGGAGCCACCAGGGTCTGTGGCCCCTTTTAGACCCAACCCAGCTGTGAAGGACGCCATGGCGTCCATCCACTCCACCCATCAAGGCTGCCCCCAAAAGCCCACTGAGCCATCTCCCCTCCCGCACATCCCACCCTGGCTCCAAAACAGCTTTTCAGTTCCAGGAGCCTGTCCCCCACCTGTGCCCGGCTCCGGCTACAGAACAAGGCTTGGGCGCTGCAGTCCCCCGAGGATGCAGGAACCGTTAGGCCACCCACTTCCTCTTTCTAGGCAGCTCTGCAGGgatccgggggggcgggggctgataATGAGATccagcagcctggggaggggggagagagaggggccaTGCAGCTCAGAGCCTGTGGATCCATGGGGGGTCTTGGCACTGGGCACAGGACACAGACAGGAGCCTGTTActttggaggtggggggtgtcTCTTTGGGCTCAGGAAttaccctgctcctgcacccactTTGAGAAGCTACAGACCTCCCCGCATTCCCTTCCTGGAAAAGATCCcagctgcctcttcccctcccgcAGCCAGTCCCCGCCTCACAGGAATCGCTACCTGCACCCAGCCTCTGCTTACCCAGGCACTGCACGGCCGTCACCATGGAGACGGCCCAGGGAGCAACCTGCAGCGCCGAGCGCGCAGTTCGGGTCCCTTGTTTGAGCCCCCGCTTCCTCCCTCTGTCACCCGGATCCTGCcttgtgcccctcctcccccagcagccacTAGACAGGGTGGGCCACCATCAGTTACACCACAGTGGGTGagctcaggcaagtcacttaacaccccccccccccagcgggggagggggggattgtTAGCCAGCCGGGATCCTCCCGCCCCAGCAGCTGTTTCCAGTCCGCTCCCCCCACGGCAGCCGCTGTGCAGCCAACTCCAGAGCCGGTCCCGGGCCCCTCCCCGCGCGGAGTCACTCCGGATCCCCTCCGAGCACCGGAGACTCGTGTAAAGGGGGGGGAGCTACTACCCCCCGCCCGCTTCCCCGATCCCGGGCACTCACCATCCTCCGGGGGCTCCGCTCCCGCCTCTCCGGACACTTCCTGGTGCGCTAAGTTTCAGCCCAAActtcctgcttcctgcagcccagcccgGCCTGGCCGGTCCCCAGGTGCGAGGGGCGggcctggctcctgcctctgcctttAAAGAGACACGGGCCGGGCCCGGCTTCCCTAGGCGGTTCGGATCCCTCTGTTCCGGCACAGAACCCAGGCATTGGGCTCCCAGTGAGGGGCTCCAAGCTTTGCCTGCCCCCCGTGTCCCCGGCACCTCCAGGtcacagcacccccacccccagctaggTCATTCACAGACCTGTTCAGGAGACCCAGCCCCACCGGGGGCACCCCTGGTCCCAGCAGGTTGGTTCTGTGCACTGGGCTAGTGCTTTAGGGTTAAGGCTGGGACCTCCCGCCGCTATGGGTCAGGAGTGAGtagcagggggtgaggggcattggcagagctgggggcccaggaatagcagggggctgtgagtaGGGGTGAGGGGgatcggcagagctgggggcccaGGAGTAGCAGGAGGTGTGAGTCAGGGGTGAGGGGGATCggcagagctgggacaggagACTCTCCTGGGTCAGGggagctctgccccctccatgtCCCATCCCAGTCTGGCTGAGGCCAGCTGGTACAAAATGCTCCTAGGGCACAGGCCAGGGCATGTCTAGCAGAGGTGGATCTAGATAGAAACCGCCCTGCCCTGGCATGTGGAGCTGACCAGAGCCCAGCGCTGCTCGGAGCAGATGTCCCCGGGGCACCAGTTCCACTGCTGAGTGGAGCTGGTGCGGACCCAGATCCAGCCGTCACTGAGTGGGACAGGTGGTGCCTCGCTGGCAGACTGAAGGCCCGGACACATTGGCAGGGTCTGGGTGCGTGGACGGGGACTGCTGGGCTGCTGCCCCACTCTGGGGAGAAGCCCATCTATCTCCAGCACTAAAACAAGTGCCCATCTCTTGCTTgtacaccccccccccgcctgcaGGGGGTGTCAGGCCCCTGCCCTGTGTTTGGCAGGGAGACGGTTAAACTCTGCCCAGATCAGGGGGTACTGGGCTGTAGAGGAAGCCAGctgaggtgggggatgggggccAGCAGCTACTGTCCTCCCTGGGCCAGGAAGCTGAGTGAAAAGGGTTTGGAGATGTTGCcggtggggaggatggggagcGGGGCTGCTGCGTGTGTGGCTCTGGAGGATGCGGATGCATGGATTGATGGTTTTGCACGGCCTAGTGGCTGTCTGAACTTGGTCTCCCAGCAGCCCCCAAGCCCTGTGTTGCCCACCCTGCCTTTGGCACTGGTGCAGCATGGGGACTCCTGTTACCACCTCAGCCCCTGCTCATGCATCTTCATCGCCTGATAGGTGCAATCCCGACATACCCTGCAGCCTCCTCACCCCAATAGCCCCAACTCCCTGCAAACAGGAGAGCCAGCAGGGGTCACAGGGGCACAGCCCATCTCATGTGAAGGCCTCTGGTGCCATGCTGCCCTCTCTCTGGGTTAAGGATGCTGCTCCCCTCCAGCCTCCATCCCCCAATCACCTCCAAGCCAGGgcatctcctctttcttttctgttaCAGTTGTAATCAACTCTCATGCTCCAGGGTTGATGGCCCCAAGGGTCAGGCAGGAATCCCTATCCTGCCATTCAGTATCATGCAACAACTATGGGCAGCATGGGGGATTGGGTTTTCCAATGCTCCTGAACCAGCTCGTGCTGAAGACAGGGTATGGGAGTGGATGGCTTAGGGTTGATGTGCTCTATCCCTGCCTGCTCCCAACACGAAGCACTTCGTTTAAACTTGATGGAAACTGGCCTGACATAACTGAGGGAGGAACGGGACAGATGCAAGCCCAGGAAAAGGCTATTTCAGTGCAGTGTTTCCAGATGGCTGAAGCTGAGCCCTGAAGCTTAACCCTGAAGCTGAGCCCTGAAGCTTAATCCAGCCgtgccacacacacccccgacaTATCCATCTCCCATGCCGTCCCCCTGCCAAGCCCTTTGTACTCTgatccttcctgtctcctctGGAATAGTGAAGTGTTGCCATTTAAAGTGACAGCAGTGGACAACGGAGCTAGCCCTCACTGGAACAAATGGGGCATTCATCCCGCATGCTCGCTGCTATTGCTTTGGGCCCTCGGCAAACTCAAGCAGTTGTTGTTGCACTGGTTATTGCCGGGGCAAATCCTTCATCTCCAAGCAATcagctcaggctctctgcaaactcaggcaatTTTCCTCAGGGTCACCAGGGAAAAGTTTTCTTCATACCGAGAACAGATGGAGGCTGGATTTTGTTTTGTAGCAAAAGCTACAGCTTTGGGAAACGTTGGGGagctctctctgtgcctgttccCCACCAAGCTGTtcctttctgcctcctccccctcaggtCAGAGCCACAGAGAACATAACATTTTTGGGCTACGTATAAATATTTGCCTCTTCCCTTCAAAGTGGATGAGCGTGAAGAACCAACGAGACTGCACCTGGCCGAGCTCTGCAGTGGGAGCAAAAGGTGTTGAGGTTTGTACAGGGCTGGGGAGCAAAGCAAAGACCAGCCGTGTCGCCCCCTGCTGGCAGGATGGAAATGCAAATTCAGCAGCAGATGAGAGAGGCagttgggtgggagggagatgtgTGGTTGGTGGTCCTGGAGGCCACACCCCCAGCAGTCTCTGTTTACAGCTTCCCAGCCCTGGGTAATTGTCAGTATTAAAAGTCTGTGTTGGTTTACAACTCTATGTTCGGTGACCCAAAGCAGCAGTGCTGGTACCTGGCCCTTTCCTGCGGGATCCCAAT from Chelonoidis abingdonii isolate Lonesome George chromosome 2, CheloAbing_2.0, whole genome shotgun sequence includes:
- the VAMP8 gene encoding vesicle-associated membrane protein 8, with protein sequence MEGTTGSGMATDRVKNLQSEVEGVKNIMSQNVERILARGENLDHLRNKTEDLEATSEHFKTTSQKVARKYWWKNVKMIAIICVIVAIIIILIILFATNVIPT